A genomic region of Lonchura striata isolate bLonStr1 chromosome 8, bLonStr1.mat, whole genome shotgun sequence contains the following coding sequences:
- the LOC110484576 gene encoding caspase-8: protein MSTDFRKLLFEVSEALVTEELSALKFLSLDHVPRRKLEAIHEPKAFFEVLQEKDMIGAGNLFFLKELLYRIHRIDLLATPLGCSREEMERELQLPGRAQVSAYRQLLYGIAEDLTSEDVRSVKFLLQKQLPKNKLQENASMLQVFLEMELKGIIKEDNMTMLKDILKRFRADIKKKIDAYEEKEKENYSREEVRYPVCVSAHPEEQGAEGEATKQHGMIYKMKNNPHGYCLIINNHIFKNPNYNREGTLQDGEAVKRVFTWLQFETAEYMDLEGKKIYETVKEYSKKDHRNMDCFVCFIFSHGEKYKIKGVDDKCVNIDDLVSCFTGTNCPSLAGKPKVFIIQACQGSERHPAVAVESDSSGQLEVDASPLTSIPDKADILIGMATVEDCLAYRSCETGSVYIQSLCEKMKLLCPRRFDLASILTEVNNAVARKELGGSKQMPKITSTLLKKLIFEVPQ, encoded by the exons ATGAGTACAGATTTCCGCAAACTGCTTTTTGAAGTTTCTGAGGCTTTGGTGACAGAGGAACTGTCAGCTCTTAAATTCCTCAGCCTGGACCATGTCCCCAGGAGGAAGTTGGAAGCCATCCATGAGCCCAAGGCCTTCTTTGAAGTGCTGCAGGAGAAAGACATGATCGGGGCAGGGAACCTGTTCTTCCTGAAGGAGCTGCTCTACCGGATCCATCGGATCGACCTCCTGGCTACCCCCCTGGGCTGCAGCCGCGAGGAGATGGAgagagagctgcagctcccgggCAGGGCACAGGTGTCAGCTTACAG GCAACTGCTGTATGGAATTGCAGAAGACTTGACTTCAGAAGATGTCAGAAGTGTGAAGTTCCTGCTCCAAAAACAATTACCAAAAAACAAGCTCCAGGAAAATGCT TCAATGTTGCAGGTCTTTCTGGAAATGGAATTAAAAGGGATAATTAAAGAAGATAACATGACAATGCTGAAAGATATATTAAAGAGATTTAGAGCtgacataaagaaaaaaattgatgcctatgaagaaaaagaaaaag aaaattattctaGGGAAGAAGTCCGCTatcctgtgtgtgtgtctgcacaTCCAGAGGAacaaggagcagagggggaGGCAACAAAACAG cATGGGATGATATATAAGATGAAAAATAACCCCCATGGTTACTGTTTAATTATTAACaaccacatttttaaaaatccaaattacAATAGAGAGGGAACATTGCAAGATGGAG aggcTGTGAAGAGGGTCTTTACGTGGCTTCAGTTTGAGACAGCTGAGTACATGGatctagaaggaaaaaaaatatatgagaCAGTTAAAGAATACAGCAAGAAAGATCATAGAAATATGGACTGCTTTGTTTGCTTCATTTTCTCCCAtggtgaaaaatacaaaataaaaggtGTTGATGATAAGTGCGTAAACATTGACGATTTAGTCTCCTGCTTCACTGGAACTAATTGTCCTTCTCTTGCTGGCAAACCCAAGGTGTTTATCATCCAGGCTTGCCAAGGCTCTGAACGTCATCCGGCTGTTGCAGTAGAATCAGACTCTTCTGGACAGCTTGAGGTGGATGCTAGTCCTTTGACTTCCATTCCTGATAAGGCTGATATTCTGATTGGCATGGCTACAGTGGAGGACTGCTTGGCCTACCGCAGTTGTGAGACTGGCAGTGTTTACATTCAATCCCTCTGTGAGAAGATGAAGTTGCTTTGCCCACG